From one Pseudomonas sp. S35 genomic stretch:
- a CDS encoding alpha/beta hydrolase family protein, with translation MPYRNRSALPALCLSLLFTSAFSAHAADAPAPAAEKPAERQPLPERSQEDASALERTIPQQEQQQLQAGSDSFLALWKPANSAEPEGVVIIVPGSGESADWPQAIGPLRRKLPDANWGSLSLSLPDVSVDTLPPRVMEAPKATVDTSSKEASTADKPIEQAASAEAEGTDPSVVPGADEQDKTDASRIFDRIDAAVAFAQTQSARSVVLMGHGTGAWWAARYLSEKQPSQVQKLVMVAAQTPNGRHPDVQQLAPGLKLPTADVFYQDNAQARKNAQARAQAAKRLKNEGYKQVSLKTLPGNSAAEQEQLYRRIRGWLSPQASAD, from the coding sequence ATGCCCTATCGAAACCGTTCGGCACTGCCAGCATTGTGCCTGTCGCTGCTGTTTACCAGTGCCTTTTCTGCACACGCCGCCGACGCACCTGCGCCGGCTGCCGAAAAACCCGCCGAGCGCCAGCCCCTGCCTGAGCGCAGCCAGGAAGACGCCAGCGCCCTGGAACGCACGATCCCGCAGCAAGAGCAGCAACAACTGCAGGCCGGCAGCGACTCATTCCTCGCCCTGTGGAAACCGGCCAACAGCGCCGAACCCGAAGGCGTGGTGATTATCGTACCGGGCAGCGGTGAAAGTGCTGACTGGCCGCAAGCCATCGGCCCGTTGCGGCGTAAATTGCCGGACGCCAATTGGGGCAGCCTCAGCCTGTCGTTGCCGGACGTGAGCGTCGACACCTTGCCGCCGCGCGTCATGGAGGCGCCTAAAGCGACCGTCGACACCAGCAGCAAAGAAGCGAGTACCGCCGACAAACCGATCGAACAAGCCGCCAGCGCCGAAGCCGAAGGCACCGACCCGTCAGTGGTGCCGGGTGCCGACGAGCAGGACAAGACCGACGCCTCGCGCATCTTCGATCGCATCGACGCAGCCGTCGCCTTCGCCCAGACCCAGAGCGCCCGCAGTGTGGTGCTGATGGGCCATGGCACCGGTGCTTGGTGGGCCGCGCGCTACCTGAGCGAGAAACAACCGTCCCAGGTGCAGAAGTTGGTGATGGTCGCGGCGCAGACGCCTAACGGCCGCCATCCGGACGTGCAGCAACTGGCGCCCGGCCTGAAACTGCCGACCGCCGACGTCTTCTATCAAGACAACGCCCAGGCACGCAAAAACGCCCAGGCCCGTGCCCAAGCGGCCAAGCGCTTGAAGAATGAGGGTTATAAGCAGGTGTCATTGAAGACCTTGCCCGGCAACAGCGCCGCCGAGCAGGAACAGTTGTATCGCAGGATTCGCGGGTGGTTGAGCCCACAGGCCAGCGCCGACTGA
- a CDS encoding TerB family tellurite resistance protein, translating into MLWPGTLIGAGAGFAIASIPGALLGALLGQALDRRLQLHNWAQLRERLGGRPALRNDELLFVLLGRLAKSNGRVADGHIQQARQEMRSLDMTDSAQRRAIAAFNRGKSGSDRVRSYLRVLKAQPHAAEGVLRACWRMVWADGKADDAERDLIDLWGKWLGWTPQQLQALAADYTPERKPLVNRGGSYQDALRLLGVTATTEPSVIKRAYRRLLSRHHPDKVAGSGASPAQVRDATERTRELHNAYALIRERRDFR; encoded by the coding sequence ATGTTGTGGCCAGGGACGCTGATCGGCGCCGGGGCTGGCTTTGCCATTGCCAGTATTCCGGGGGCCTTGTTGGGGGCGCTGTTGGGGCAGGCGTTGGACCGCCGTCTGCAACTGCACAACTGGGCTCAGTTGCGCGAGCGTTTGGGCGGCCGTCCGGCGTTGCGTAATGACGAACTGCTATTCGTGTTGCTCGGGCGCTTGGCCAAAAGCAACGGGCGCGTGGCGGATGGGCATATCCAGCAGGCGCGCCAGGAGATGCGCTCGCTGGACATGACCGACTCGGCCCAGCGCCGTGCGATCGCGGCATTTAACCGTGGCAAGTCTGGCTCGGATCGGGTGCGCAGCTACCTGCGCGTGCTCAAGGCCCAGCCTCATGCGGCGGAAGGGGTGTTGCGTGCCTGCTGGCGGATGGTCTGGGCGGACGGCAAGGCGGATGACGCCGAGCGCGACCTGATCGACCTGTGGGGCAAGTGGTTGGGCTGGACACCGCAACAGCTTCAGGCCTTGGCGGCCGACTACACGCCGGAGCGCAAGCCGTTGGTCAATCGCGGCGGTAGCTATCAAGACGCGCTGCGCTTGCTCGGTGTAACGGCGACTACCGAGCCGTCGGTAATCAAGCGTGCCTATCGTCGTCTGCTCAGCCGCCACCACCCGGACAAGGTCGCCGGCAGTGGCGCCAGCCCCGCGCAAGTGCGTGACGCCACCGAGCGTACCCGCGAGTTGCACAACGCCTATGCGTTGATTCGTGAGCGCCGGGATTTTCGCTAG
- the murU gene encoding N-acetylmuramate alpha-1-phosphate uridylyltransferase MurU, with the protein MKAMILAAGKGERMRPLTLHTPKPLVQAGGKRLIEYHLEALAKAGFTDIVINHAWLGQQIESYLGDGAQFGLRIRYSPEGEPLETGGGIFQALPLLGDEPFLVVNGDIWTDYDFAQLKQPLNGLAHLVMVDNPAHHPSGGDFYLDQGLLHDAAPGADNLTFSGISVLDPLLFAGCSAGAFKLAPLLRAAMTKGQVTGEHMAGRWIDVGTLERLAQVETLLTAGQ; encoded by the coding sequence ATGAAGGCCATGATCCTGGCCGCCGGCAAAGGTGAGCGCATGCGCCCGCTTACCTTGCACACCCCCAAGCCATTGGTGCAGGCCGGCGGCAAGCGTCTGATCGAGTATCACTTGGAGGCGCTGGCCAAGGCCGGCTTCACCGACATCGTGATCAACCACGCCTGGCTCGGTCAGCAGATCGAGAGCTACCTGGGCGACGGCGCGCAGTTTGGCCTGCGCATCCGCTATTCCCCGGAGGGCGAACCCCTGGAAACCGGCGGCGGGATTTTCCAGGCCTTGCCGTTGCTGGGGGATGAGCCTTTCCTGGTGGTCAATGGTGATATCTGGACCGACTACGACTTCGCCCAGCTCAAGCAGCCGCTCAACGGCCTGGCTCACTTGGTGATGGTCGACAACCCGGCGCACCACCCTTCGGGCGGTGACTTCTACCTGGATCAGGGTCTGCTTCATGATGCGGCGCCCGGTGCCGATAACCTGACCTTCAGTGGCATTTCAGTGCTCGACCCCCTGTTGTTCGCGGGTTGCAGTGCCGGTGCCTTCAAGCTGGCGCCGCTGCTGCGGGCGGCGATGACCAAGGGTCAGGTAACGGGGGAACATATGGCGGGACGCTGGATTGATGTCGGCACGCTGGAGCGCTTGGCGCAAGTCGAAACCTTGCTGACAGCAGGGCAGTAG
- a CDS encoding phosphotransferase: protein MPEQDLRLQQLEVWLDEQLPILFNAQDWGPVPPATLTAASSDASFRRYFRWEGGGRTFVVMDAPPPQENCKPFVDIAHLLAKSGINVPKIYAEDLQRGFLLLNDLGRKTFLDVIDEQNADQLFADAIDALLAFQQLPMDALLPSYDVALLRRELELFPEWYVRRHLGIELDATQQALWQRVSDHLIDSALSQPKVLVHRDYMPRNLMISEPNPGVLDFQDAVYGPVTYDITCLFKDAFLSWPKARVREWQRGYWERASQAGIPVQPDFNDFLRASDLMGVQRHLKVIGIFARICHRDGKPRYLADVPRFFAYIEAVLADRPELSELAELLTSLRQPVEATV from the coding sequence ATGCCCGAGCAAGATCTACGTTTACAACAGTTGGAAGTCTGGCTGGATGAGCAGTTGCCGATCCTTTTCAACGCTCAAGACTGGGGTCCCGTACCCCCGGCCACATTGACCGCGGCCAGCAGCGACGCGAGTTTCAGGCGCTATTTCCGTTGGGAAGGCGGGGGCCGGACGTTCGTGGTCATGGACGCGCCACCGCCCCAGGAAAACTGCAAACCCTTCGTTGATATCGCACATTTACTCGCAAAATCAGGAATAAATGTTCCAAAAATTTATGCAGAAGATTTGCAACGTGGCTTTCTTTTGCTGAATGACCTAGGCAGAAAAACCTTTCTGGACGTGATTGACGAGCAAAACGCCGATCAATTGTTTGCCGACGCCATCGACGCGTTGCTGGCATTCCAGCAGTTGCCGATGGACGCGTTGCTGCCCAGCTATGACGTCGCTTTGTTGCGCCGTGAGCTGGAGCTCTTCCCAGAATGGTATGTGCGCAGGCACCTGGGCATCGAACTGGATGCGACGCAACAGGCACTCTGGCAGCGCGTCAGTGATCACCTGATCGACAGCGCGTTGTCGCAGCCGAAGGTGCTGGTGCACCGCGACTACATGCCGCGCAACCTGATGATCAGCGAGCCGAACCCAGGCGTGCTGGATTTCCAGGACGCGGTCTATGGCCCGGTGACCTACGACATCACCTGCCTGTTCAAGGACGCCTTCCTCAGTTGGCCAAAGGCACGCGTGCGCGAATGGCAGCGCGGCTATTGGGAACGTGCGAGCCAGGCCGGCATCCCGGTACAACCGGACTTCAATGACTTCCTGCGTGCCAGCGATTTGATGGGCGTGCAGCGCCACCTCAAGGTCATCGGTATCTTCGCGCGTATTTGCCATCGTGATGGCAAGCCGCGCTACCTGGCCGACGTACCGCGTTTCTTTGCTTATATAGAAGCGGTGCTCGCGGATCGCCCGGAGTTGAGCGAGTTGGCTGAGCTGCTGACCAGCCTGCGTCAACCCGTTGAGGCGACTGTATGA
- a CDS encoding LPS-assembly protein LptD: protein MALKSPAFRRKFPLLVTGSLLAMQPFATSFVVAAEQYDCSVSASGAWNCAPKTAAAPLPPRPVHDGAAVSSANSTAQAEAGGSATAEPKTALVTESKGRGLRSRSADYSHLDWVPRDKLTAAQLAETGPYCGGAYIEPTRPGMNDKTNKSDAPTFIGAKASRYEQEQQVATLAGDVVMRQGSMQLEAEEASLYQAENRGELNGNVRMRDNGALIVGDHAEVQLDTGAAQVDNAEYVLHKSRIRGNALYAKRAENAIIRLKDGTYTTCEPDSNAWQLKGNNITLNPATGFGTATNATLRIKNIPILYTPYIYFPIDDRRQSGFLPPSFSSGSETGFTLVTPYYFNLAPNYDATLYPQYMTKRGMMMEGEFRYLTKSSEGQFGGAYLNDDNDERKKQTDYEKTRYMLNWQHKGGLDSRVLTQVDYTTISDPYYFQDLKSYQEGVESRDYVNQQGSVTYRGDNFQARLNLQAYQLATISQVTPYDRLPQITFNGTLPYHPGGLNFSYETEAVRFERNLENGDFINENGESERRLDTYVRGLTRANGTRLNVAPAVEYPMNWTYGFVTPKLKYVYTKYDLDLDNIGKNQIIADQATAARNGTQYAGGSFKSSQDRAVPVASVDSGLYFDRNTNWFGKDYRQTLEPRAFYLYVPNKDQADIPVFDTSEYSFSYASLFRDNRFSGSDRIGDENKLSLGLTSRWIEENGFERQRVSVGQAVYFKDREVQLPGILAADRADAQSDVSPVALDYEFRFNRDWRATADYNWDTEEHSPRSGSAMLHYQPEDNPNKIINVGYRYRNDQVVYNQLTGKWQFGGDYGQPGDQNYVKDYYKIQQHDFSMMWPIIPQWNLITRWQYDYARNRTLEAFGGFEYDNCCWKLRVINRYWVSNDEYSQIAPLNEKGDHGLFLQIVLKGLGGLTGAKVESFLDKGIEGYREREDQAF, encoded by the coding sequence ATGGCATTGAAATCCCCCGCGTTTCGTAGAAAATTTCCGTTGCTGGTAACCGGCAGTCTGCTGGCCATGCAACCCTTCGCCACCTCATTCGTGGTCGCCGCGGAACAGTATGACTGCTCAGTCTCTGCTTCGGGTGCCTGGAATTGCGCACCGAAAACCGCGGCGGCTCCGTTGCCACCGCGCCCGGTGCATGACGGTGCTGCCGTCAGCTCGGCCAACAGCACGGCGCAGGCCGAGGCGGGTGGCAGTGCCACGGCCGAGCCCAAGACCGCGTTGGTTACCGAATCCAAGGGCCGTGGCCTGCGTTCGCGCAGTGCCGACTACAGCCATTTGGACTGGGTACCTCGCGACAAGCTGACCGCAGCCCAACTGGCCGAAACCGGCCCTTATTGCGGCGGTGCGTACATCGAGCCTACTCGTCCTGGCATGAACGACAAGACGAACAAGAGCGATGCGCCCACCTTTATCGGCGCCAAAGCCTCTCGTTACGAGCAGGAACAACAAGTCGCGACCCTGGCCGGTGACGTCGTCATGCGCCAGGGCAGCATGCAGTTGGAAGCCGAAGAGGCCAGCCTGTACCAGGCCGAGAACCGTGGCGAGCTGAACGGCAATGTCCGTATGCGCGATAACGGTGCCCTGATCGTGGGCGACCACGCAGAAGTGCAACTGGACACCGGCGCGGCACAGGTCGACAACGCCGAGTACGTGCTGCACAAGTCGCGGATCCGCGGCAACGCGCTGTACGCCAAGCGTGCCGAAAACGCGATCATCCGTCTCAAGGACGGTACTTACACCACCTGCGAGCCAGACAGCAACGCCTGGCAGCTCAAGGGCAACAACATCACGTTGAACCCGGCCACCGGTTTCGGTACGGCCACCAACGCGACGCTGCGGATCAAGAACATCCCGATCCTGTACACCCCTTACATCTATTTCCCGATCGACGACCGTCGTCAATCCGGCTTCCTGCCGCCAAGCTTCAGCTCCGGCAGCGAAACCGGCTTCACCCTGGTCACGCCGTACTACTTCAACCTGGCACCGAACTACGACGCCACGTTGTACCCGCAATACATGACCAAGCGCGGCATGATGATGGAAGGCGAATTCCGCTACCTCACCAAGTCCAGCGAAGGCCAGTTCGGCGGCGCGTACCTGAACGACGACAACGACGAACGCAAGAAGCAGACCGATTACGAAAAAACCCGCTACATGCTCAATTGGCAGCACAAGGGCGGGCTGGACTCACGTGTACTGACCCAGGTCGACTACACCACGATCAGCGATCCTTACTACTTCCAGGACCTCAAGTCCTATCAGGAAGGCGTGGAGAGCCGTGACTATGTCAATCAACAGGGCTCCGTGACCTATCGCGGCGATAACTTCCAGGCACGCCTGAACCTTCAGGCCTACCAGTTGGCGACCATTTCCCAGGTCACGCCTTATGATCGCCTGCCGCAGATCACCTTCAACGGTACCCTGCCGTACCATCCGGGTGGCCTGAACTTCAGCTACGAGACCGAAGCGGTACGCTTTGAGCGCAACCTGGAAAACGGCGATTTCATCAACGAAAACGGTGAATCTGAACGTCGCCTGGACACCTACGTACGTGGCCTGACCCGTGCGAACGGTACGCGCCTGAACGTCGCTCCTGCCGTCGAATACCCGATGAACTGGACCTACGGCTTCGTCACGCCGAAGCTCAAGTACGTGTATACCAAGTACGATCTAGACCTGGACAACATCGGCAAGAACCAGATTATTGCTGACCAGGCTACCGCAGCGAGGAACGGCACTCAGTACGCAGGCGGCAGCTTCAAGAGCTCCCAGGACCGTGCGGTTCCGGTGGCCAGTGTCGACAGCGGCCTGTACTTCGATCGCAATACCAACTGGTTCGGCAAGGACTATCGCCAGACCCTTGAGCCACGTGCGTTCTACCTGTACGTGCCGAACAAGGATCAGGCTGATATCCCGGTCTTCGATACCAGCGAATACTCGTTCAGCTACGCATCGTTGTTCCGCGACAACCGCTTCAGCGGCTCCGACCGTATCGGCGACGAAAACAAGCTGTCCCTTGGCTTGACCAGCCGCTGGATCGAAGAAAACGGCTTCGAGCGTCAGCGCGTATCCGTGGGCCAGGCGGTGTACTTCAAGGATCGTGAGGTTCAACTGCCCGGCATCCTGGCCGCCGACCGTGCCGATGCACAGTCCGACGTATCCCCGGTTGCCCTGGACTACGAGTTCCGCTTCAACCGCGACTGGCGCGCCACGGCCGACTACAACTGGGACACCGAGGAGCACAGCCCTCGCTCCGGCAGCGCCATGCTTCACTACCAGCCGGAAGACAACCCGAACAAGATCATCAACGTCGGTTACCGCTATCGTAACGACCAGGTTGTCTACAACCAGTTGACTGGTAAGTGGCAGTTCGGTGGCGACTACGGTCAGCCAGGCGACCAGAACTACGTGAAGGATTACTACAAAATCCAACAACACGACTTCTCGATGATGTGGCCGATCATTCCTCAGTGGAACCTGATCACCCGCTGGCAGTATGACTATGCCCGCAACCGTACCCTGGAAGCCTTCGGTGGCTTCGAGTACGACAACTGCTGCTGGAAACTGCGCGTTATCAACCGTTACTGGGTTTCCAACGACGAATACAGCCAGATCGCCCCGCTCAACGAAAAGGGTGACCACGGGCTCTTCCTCCAAATCGTCCTCAAAGGACTCGGCGGCCTGACCGGCGCCAAGGTAGAGAGCTTCCTCGACAAAGGCATTGAAGGTTATCGTGAACGTGAAGACCAAGCTTTCTGA
- a CDS encoding peptidylprolyl isomerase: MNVKTKLSDCLRPLVLGALFLGTASAHAAVQQLDKVVAIVDNDVIMQSQLDQRVKEVQQTIAKRGGGVPPTSVLDQQVLERLIVENLQLQIGDRSGIRISDEELNQAVGTIAQRNNMSIDQFRAALAHDGLSYEDARDQIRREMIISRVRQRRVAERVQVSEQEVKNFLASDLGKMQLSEELHLANILIPTPDSANSEQLNAAAAKTQAVYDRLKAGADFAQMAIAQSGSDNALEGGDMGWRKAAQLPPPFDRELSAMEVGGITQPARTPGGFIILKLLERRGGETSLKDEVHVRHILVKPSEIRTEAQTKELAQKIYDRIEGGEDFATLAKSFSEDPGSALNGGDLNWIDPKALVPEFQQVMADTPQGVLSKPFKTQYGWHVLEVLGRRATDNTSQAREQQALNVLRNRKYDEELQTWLRQIRDEAYVENKLPGAEQTGTDQAAQ; this comes from the coding sequence GTGAACGTGAAGACCAAGCTTTCTGATTGTCTGCGCCCGCTCGTACTGGGCGCGCTGTTCCTGGGAACCGCATCGGCACACGCTGCGGTTCAACAGCTGGATAAAGTGGTGGCCATCGTCGATAACGACGTGATCATGCAGAGCCAACTGGACCAACGGGTCAAGGAAGTTCAGCAGACCATCGCCAAGCGTGGCGGTGGCGTGCCGCCTACCAGCGTCCTGGACCAACAGGTGCTGGAACGTCTGATCGTCGAAAACCTGCAACTGCAGATCGGTGATCGTTCCGGCATCCGGATCTCGGATGAAGAGCTGAACCAGGCAGTCGGCACCATCGCTCAGCGTAACAACATGAGCATCGATCAGTTCCGCGCAGCCCTGGCTCACGACGGTCTTTCCTATGAAGACGCCCGTGACCAGATCCGTCGCGAGATGATCATCAGCCGTGTACGCCAGCGCCGTGTGGCCGAGCGAGTCCAGGTGTCCGAGCAGGAAGTTAAGAACTTCCTCGCCTCAGACCTGGGCAAGATGCAGCTTTCCGAAGAACTGCACTTGGCCAATATCCTGATTCCGACCCCGGACAGCGCCAACTCCGAGCAGCTCAATGCCGCCGCAGCCAAAACCCAGGCGGTTTATGACCGCCTGAAGGCCGGCGCCGACTTTGCGCAGATGGCGATTGCACAGTCAGGCAGCGACAACGCCCTTGAAGGCGGTGACATGGGCTGGCGTAAAGCTGCTCAACTGCCGCCTCCGTTCGACCGCGAGCTGAGCGCGATGGAAGTTGGTGGCATCACCCAGCCAGCCCGTACGCCAGGTGGCTTCATTATCCTGAAGCTGCTGGAGCGTCGTGGTGGCGAGACCTCGTTGAAAGACGAAGTGCATGTTCGTCACATCCTGGTCAAACCAAGCGAAATCCGTACCGAGGCGCAAACCAAGGAACTGGCCCAGAAGATCTATGACCGCATCGAAGGCGGTGAAGACTTCGCCACCCTGGCCAAGAGCTTTTCGGAAGATCCAGGTTCGGCGCTCAACGGTGGTGACCTGAACTGGATCGACCCGAAAGCGCTGGTTCCCGAGTTCCAGCAGGTGATGGCCGATACTCCGCAAGGCGTACTGTCCAAGCCGTTCAAGACCCAATATGGCTGGCATGTACTGGAAGTCCTTGGCCGCCGCGCCACCGACAACACCAGCCAGGCCCGCGAGCAACAAGCGCTGAACGTACTGCGTAACCGCAAATACGATGAAGAGCTGCAAACCTGGTTGCGTCAGATCCGTGACGAAGCCTACGTAGAGAACAAGCTGCCAGGCGCCGAGCAAACAGGCACCGACCAGGCAGCACAGTGA
- the pdxA gene encoding 4-hydroxythreonine-4-phosphate dehydrogenase PdxA: MKPQRFAVTPGEPAGIGPDLCLLLATQPQPHPLIAITSRDLLLERAAQLGVAVNLLDVAPGNWPDLPAPAGSLYVWDTPLQAKVVAGQLDKANAAFVLHTLTRAGQGCIDGDFAGMITAPVHKGVINESGIAFSGHTEFLAELTNTAQVVMMLATRGLRVALVTTHLPLRDIADAITVERLERVTRILHADLQQKFGIAQPRILVCGLNPHAGEGGHLGHEEIDIIEPTLERLRQEGMDLRGPLPADTLFTPKYLEHCDAVLAMYHDQGLPVLKYKGFGAAVNVTLGLPIIRTSVDHGTALDLAGSGKIDTGSLHVALETAYQMAETRI; the protein is encoded by the coding sequence GTGAAACCCCAGCGTTTCGCGGTAACACCCGGCGAGCCGGCCGGCATTGGTCCAGACCTGTGCCTGCTGCTCGCTACGCAGCCTCAGCCACATCCCCTGATTGCCATCACCAGCCGCGACCTGCTCCTTGAGCGGGCCGCGCAACTGGGTGTGGCCGTCAACCTGCTGGACGTGGCGCCGGGCAACTGGCCCGACCTGCCGGCGCCCGCCGGCAGCCTATATGTGTGGGACACTCCGCTGCAGGCCAAAGTGGTTGCAGGGCAACTGGACAAAGCCAATGCGGCGTTCGTACTGCATACCCTGACACGTGCCGGGCAAGGCTGCATCGACGGCGACTTCGCCGGCATGATCACCGCCCCGGTTCACAAGGGTGTGATCAACGAATCCGGTATCGCCTTTTCCGGCCACACCGAATTCCTTGCCGAACTGACCAACACCGCACAAGTTGTCATGATGCTGGCCACGCGTGGCCTGCGAGTCGCCCTGGTGACCACGCACCTGCCGCTGCGCGATATCGCCGACGCTATAACCGTCGAGCGCCTGGAACGTGTTACGCGCATCCTGCACGCCGACCTGCAACAAAAATTCGGCATCGCCCAGCCGCGCATCCTGGTCTGCGGGCTCAACCCGCACGCCGGTGAAGGCGGTCATTTGGGCCATGAAGAAATCGACATCATTGAACCAACCCTGGAGCGTCTGCGCCAAGAAGGCATGGACCTGCGCGGCCCACTGCCAGCGGACACTCTGTTTACCCCCAAATATCTGGAGCACTGCGACGCAGTGCTGGCGATGTACCATGACCAGGGGCTGCCGGTGCTGAAATACAAAGGCTTCGGCGCCGCCGTCAACGTGACACTGGGCCTACCGATCATCCGCACTTCCGTCGACCATGGCACCGCCCTGGACCTGGCGGGCAGCGGCAAGATCGATACCGGCAGCCTGCACGTGGCTCTGGAAACCGCCTATCAGATGGCCGAGACCCGTATATGA
- the rsmA gene encoding 16S rRNA (adenine(1518)-N(6)/adenine(1519)-N(6))-dimethyltransferase RsmA: MTEHYQHRARKRFGQNFLHDAGVIDRILRSIHAKPEDRLLEIGPGQGALTQGLLASGGQLDVVELDKDLIPILNQQFAGKSNFNLHQGDALKFDFNSLNAAPNSLRVVGNLPYNISTPLIFHLLNNAGIIRDMHFMLQKEVVERLAAGPGGGDWGRLSIMVQYHCRVEHLFNVGPGAFNPPPKVDSAIVRLVPHAVLPHPAKDHKLLERVVREAFNQRRKTLRNTLKALLSNAEIEAAGVDGSLRPEQLDLAAFVRLADQLAIQPAPAAD; this comes from the coding sequence ATGACCGAGCATTACCAACACCGGGCGCGCAAGCGCTTCGGGCAAAACTTCCTGCACGATGCTGGCGTGATCGACCGCATCCTGCGCTCCATCCATGCCAAGCCCGAAGACCGTCTGCTGGAAATCGGCCCAGGCCAGGGCGCACTGACCCAAGGCCTGCTGGCCAGCGGTGGCCAACTGGACGTGGTTGAACTGGACAAGGACCTGATCCCGATCCTCAACCAGCAGTTCGCCGGCAAATCCAACTTCAACCTTCACCAGGGCGATGCACTGAAGTTCGACTTCAACAGCCTCAACGCCGCGCCCAACAGTCTGCGGGTGGTCGGTAACCTGCCGTACAACATCTCCACGCCGCTGATTTTCCACCTGCTGAACAACGCCGGGATCATCCGCGACATGCACTTCATGCTGCAAAAAGAAGTGGTTGAGCGCTTGGCTGCGGGGCCCGGTGGTGGTGATTGGGGCCGCCTGTCGATCATGGTTCAGTACCACTGCCGCGTTGAGCACCTGTTCAACGTCGGCCCAGGTGCGTTCAACCCGCCGCCAAAAGTCGACTCGGCCATCGTGCGCCTGGTGCCACACGCTGTGCTGCCGCACCCAGCCAAAGACCACAAGCTGCTGGAGCGCGTCGTGCGTGAGGCGTTCAACCAACGCCGCAAGACCCTGCGCAACACGCTCAAGGCCTTGCTGAGCAACGCTGAAATCGAAGCCGCCGGCGTCGATGGCAGCCTGCGCCCCGAGCAACTGGACTTGGCCGCATTCGTGCGCCTGGCCGACCAGCTTGCCATTCAGCCTGCGCCAGCCGCCGACTGA
- the apaG gene encoding Co2+/Mg2+ efflux protein ApaG, which produces MSDPRYQVDVSVVTRFLADQSQPEQNRFAFAYTITVKNNGLVPAKLLSRHWVITDGDGQVEEVRGAGVVGQQPLIDIGASHTYSSGTVMTSKVGTMQGSYQMKATDGQLFDAIIAPFRLAVPGSLH; this is translated from the coding sequence ATGTCCGATCCTCGCTATCAGGTCGACGTCAGCGTCGTCACCCGCTTCCTCGCGGACCAATCGCAACCCGAACAAAACCGCTTTGCCTTTGCCTACACCATCACGGTGAAGAACAACGGACTGGTGCCGGCCAAATTACTGTCACGCCACTGGGTAATCACCGACGGTGACGGCCAGGTCGAAGAAGTACGCGGTGCCGGCGTGGTTGGCCAGCAGCCGCTGATCGACATTGGTGCCAGCCACACCTACAGCAGCGGCACGGTGATGACTTCCAAAGTCGGTACCATGCAAGGCTCCTATCAGATGAAAGCTACCGACGGCCAACTGTTCGACGCCATCATCGCGCCGTTCCGCCTCGCCGTGCCGGGATCCCTGCACTGA
- a CDS encoding symmetrical bis(5'-nucleosyl)-tetraphosphatase, with protein sequence MATYAVGDLQGCLQPLKCLLERVAFDPANDRLWLVGDLVNRGPESLETLRYLYSLRDALVCVLGNHDLHLLAAGNNIERLKKGDTLREILQAPDRAELLDWLRRQKIMHYDEGRNMALVHAGIPPQWTLKKALKCAAEVESALADDSLYTAYLDGMYGNEPVKWDNDLAGVARLRVITNYFTRMRFCTAEGKLDLKSKEGADTALPGYKPWFAHKERKTRDTKIIFGHWAALEGKCNEPGVFALDTGCVWGGAMTLMNIDTGERHSCQCESPLPVTQQTAVKP encoded by the coding sequence ATGGCGACGTACGCGGTCGGCGACCTGCAAGGCTGCCTGCAGCCGCTCAAGTGCCTGCTCGAACGTGTGGCCTTCGACCCGGCAAACGATCGGCTTTGGCTGGTCGGTGACTTGGTCAACCGCGGCCCCGAGTCCCTCGAAACCCTGCGCTACTTATATAGCCTGCGTGATGCCTTGGTGTGTGTGCTGGGCAACCACGACCTGCACCTGCTGGCCGCCGGCAATAACATTGAGCGCCTGAAAAAGGGCGACACGCTGCGCGAAATCCTCCAAGCACCTGACCGGGCAGAGTTGCTCGACTGGCTGCGCCGGCAAAAAATCATGCATTACGACGAAGGCCGCAACATGGCCCTGGTGCATGCCGGCATCCCACCGCAGTGGACCTTGAAGAAAGCCCTGAAGTGCGCCGCCGAAGTCGAAAGCGCCCTGGCCGACGACAGCCTGTACACCGCCTACCTCGACGGCATGTACGGAAACGAGCCGGTGAAGTGGGATAACGACCTGGCAGGCGTCGCACGCCTGCGAGTGATCACCAACTACTTCACGCGCATGCGTTTCTGTACCGCCGAGGGCAAGCTGGACCTCAAGAGCAAGGAAGGCGCCGACACCGCCCTGCCCGGCTACAAGCCTTGGTTCGCCCACAAAGAGCGCAAGACCCGTGACACGAAGATCATCTTCGGCCACTGGGCCGCCCTGGAAGGCAAATGCAACGAACCCGGCGTGTTCGCCCTCGACACCGGTTGCGTGTGGGGCGGCGCCATGACCCTGATGAACATCGACACTGGCGAGCGCCACAGCTGCCAGTGTGAGTCTCCCCTTCCCGTCACACAGCAGACCGCAGTCAAGCCTTAG